The following coding sequences lie in one Methanotorris formicicus Mc-S-70 genomic window:
- a CDS encoding respiratory chain complex I subunit 1 family protein has protein sequence MIEEILSAIGIPLIAFSLSTWIPGMQRKIQARIQQRIGPSIATPGFWALFKFLYKIPKEPVAKMPNLYKTLPLVSFVVLWAVFALTTLIHYHILSNEIGLIGLLKIEEMVYIIMGSLSNTVMGIRMPFIDECKGSGFLGTIKMTLEQLGAVRAFKMITIGSFPFYLATFIPFISQHSIFLKDVVGNMFLFTLGGLFGALCYLIGYIIMLKEYPFSIMHTKADVIEGPTMEYSAKYRALYLCVKELLMITLGSLFATLYLGIAPDISNPITIVINLAVAMLFPIIAAIVNAFTPVFTFRQVYPMSLFATTLGIIGVLCTLLGI, from the coding sequence ATAGGCATTCCATTGATAGCGTTCTCATTATCCACATGGATTCCAGGAATGCAGAGGAAAATCCAAGCAAGAATACAACAAAGAATAGGACCTTCAATAGCAACTCCTGGATTTTGGGCATTATTTAAATTTCTCTACAAAATTCCAAAAGAGCCAGTAGCGAAGATGCCAAATTTATACAAAACTCTTCCTCTTGTTAGTTTTGTTGTTTTGTGGGCAGTTTTTGCATTAACAACATTAATACATTATCATATACTTTCAAATGAGATTGGTCTTATTGGACTTTTGAAAATAGAAGAAATGGTTTACATTATAATGGGTTCATTATCAAATACAGTAATGGGTATTAGAATGCCGTTTATTGATGAATGTAAAGGAAGTGGTTTTTTAGGGACAATAAAAATGACGCTTGAACAACTTGGGGCAGTTAGGGCATTTAAAATGATTACTATCGGTTCATTTCCATTCTATTTAGCAACATTTATCCCATTTATCTCACAACACAGCATATTTTTAAAGGATGTTGTAGGGAATATGTTTTTATTTACACTTGGGGGTTTATTTGGGGCGTTGTGTTATTTAATTGGATATATAATAATGCTAAAGGAATACCCATTCTCAATCATGCACACAAAGGCAGATGTTATTGAAGGGCCTACAATGGAATATTCAGCAAAATATAGAGCGCTTTATTTGTGTGTTAAGGAACTTTTGATGATAACACTTGGAAGTTTATTCGCTACTTTGTATTTGGGTATTGCTCCAGATATAAGCAATCCAATAACTATCGTGATAAATCTTGCAGTTGCTATGTTATTCCCAATAATCGCTGCTATAGTTAATGCATTCACACCGGTGTTTACATTTAGGCAGGTTTATCCAATGTCACTATTTGCAACAACTTTGGG